CGATGACCGGGAAGTGTTCACAGCCAAGGTGGAAGGCCTGTTCCCCACCAAGGAAGACTTCAAGAACATGATCCCTGCGGTGCTGCGTGGCACGGCACTGGGCTCGGCGCTGGGCATCCTGCCCGGTGGCGGTGCGTTGCTGGCGGCGTTTGCCGCTTACACGGTGGAGAAAAAGACCAAGCTGCGTCCTGGCGAAGTGCCTTTCGGCCAAGGCAATATCCGCGGTGTGGCTGCTCCTGAGTCGGCCAATAACGCGGGTTCGCAAACTTCGTTCATCCCGCTGCTGACCCTGGGTATCCCCCCCAACGCCGTGATGGCGCTGATGGTGGGCGCGATGACCATCCACAACATCCAGCCTGGCCCCCAGGTGATGACCAGCAACCCAGAGCTGTTCTGGGGCCTGATCGCTTCGATGTGGATCGGCAACGCCATGCTGGTGATCTTGAACCTGCCACTCATCGGCATCTGGATCAAGCTGCTCACCGTGCCTTATCGCTGGTTGTTCCCATCGATCGTGCTGTTCTGCGCGGTGGGTGTGTACTCCACCAACAACAACACTTTTGATATCTGGATGGTCGGCGCGTTCGGCCTGATCGGGTACATCTTCCACAAGCTGGGCACAGAACCTGCGCCTTTGCTGCTGGGCTTCATCCTGGGCCCGATGATGGAAGAAAACCTGCGCCGTGCCCTGCTGCTGTCGCGTGGCGACTGGAGCGTGTTTGTCACGCGTCCGCTGTCGGCCGGTCTGCTGGCGGCAGCTTTGCTGCTGCTGATCATCGTGCTGCTGCCTGCTGTGAAGAACAAGCGCGAAGAAGCCTTCGTCGAAGACTGAGTTCAGGTTGCGGGGCTCCATGCCCCGCACCTTGGGATTTGCGCACTACCAAAACAACGGCACCTTCGGGTGCCGTTGTTTTTTGTCGTTCGGTCCCAGGTCGTGCGAGGGGCTCGGTACACAATGGTGGCCAGCCTTCAGGGATTTGCATGCCAGCCACGATCAGCCCCTCGCAGCACCCGCACCGGGTGTTGCTGCACAACGAAATCCACGCCCGCCCGCCCGAGGCCATGTCTGCGCCCCTGGCCATCGCCCATGTG
This Acidovorax sp. 106 DNA region includes the following protein-coding sequences:
- a CDS encoding tripartite tricarboxylate transporter permease, coding for MDLINNLSLGFGVAFTFQNLIYCFVGCLLGTLIGVLPGIGPVATIAMLLPATYALPPVAALIMLAGIYYGAQYGGSTTAILVNLPGESSSVVTVIDGYQMARKGRAGPALAAAGLGSFFAGCVGTLILAAFAPPLTEVAFKFGPAEYFSLMVLGLIGAVVLASGSLLKAVAMIVLGLLMGLVGTDVNSGVARFSFDIPELTDGIGFVTIAMGVFGYGEIIANLARPDDDREVFTAKVEGLFPTKEDFKNMIPAVLRGTALGSALGILPGGGALLAAFAAYTVEKKTKLRPGEVPFGQGNIRGVAAPESANNAGSQTSFIPLLTLGIPPNAVMALMVGAMTIHNIQPGPQVMTSNPELFWGLIASMWIGNAMLVILNLPLIGIWIKLLTVPYRWLFPSIVLFCAVGVYSTNNNTFDIWMVGAFGLIGYIFHKLGTEPAPLLLGFILGPMMEENLRRALLLSRGDWSVFVTRPLSAGLLAAALLLLIIVLLPAVKNKREEAFVED